ATACTATAACATTCCAGCCAAACCGTCATCCATATGAGAGCGTGACAATATTCTGTCCATCCGAGCGCTCAGAGCTGGTGGACCTACTGAGCTCGGAGGACGTGCTTCTGGACCTCACACAACCATTGTACCTGAACTTCACTCACGAGGCCATCGTGGAAAGATTTGAAAAACGATATGAAGCCCACGACAAAATCACGGGAGATGTATACGTTTGTGTCAACCCACCAGATGATAACATTGAAGAGTTAGTAATGTTAATTtagtattgttaaatttagataactgtttaaaaatgtaccaAAACTattgtgaataataaatatggtaAATATATGGGGTAGCAATAGATTATGATAGACTTAAAGTAGTGGTAATTTATATGTGTAGATAttctgtaaacaaaatatatcgaaTAGAAAAGTGGCTTCGTTCTAGGATTATAGTTAAAACTCGAACTTAAAAAACGTTagcgttatatatatatatatatatatatatatatatatatatatatatattatttttttatttgtaatgtatttattgttaatccACAGATTGCCACCGGACGTGGAGTTAGTCCGCCTTCAGCCGGAACACATGAAGGCTGTTCACGATCTGTATCCGGCTAGCGACATCGAATGTCGGGAGGTGTTCGAGAAGCTGGTGGCCGAACTGCCAGCGTACGGCATCTTCGTGGAAGGTCAACTGGCAGCCTGGATGGTGCAGTCATATTACGGCGCCATGTTCTCCATGCAGACCAGACCAGAGTTCCGTAGGAAAGGCTATGGTATATTCCTAGCGAGGCGTCTCACCAAGGAGGTAGCTGCGCGCGGCTATAAGCCGTTCGTCGTTATTCGTCCGGAAAACGACGCGTCCCGTTCCCTATACTCAAAACTGGGCTTCGAGAAACGTTTCCGAACGGTGCGCGCCGTTTTGCGTCCTCGCTAATTCAACGTTGATCACTagcagattttatttttttaagaattttgaaATCAATTTAGCTTGCGATCTTTGATCGTTTAGAGAAATTTAGCGGTAGCTATAAGATGGGACGGCTAGTGCTTTCAAATTGTGTTCCATTCATCTTTGATGATATGATTCAATGTATTGGAAGAAAAAAGTTGCTGTCGAAAACATAAATGGGTCtaatagtttttcaataataggttttgttaaattcattaatatacaaaagatTTGAAAGCAGTAGTCGTTTGCTGCGTTCTAGCGCTAGCTTAGTTACTGATATCAATGATGCTAACTGTTCAAGGATTTCGAAATCTTGTACTATATAACCTTAACTCTTTAGAAAGAAACCAGAAGATCTACACTCGCCAACCCCTAATATTATTGGAGGGATACGGTTATTCAAGATTTCTAGTCTTGATCCAGTTGGTACTATATCATTTAGGCGAATGCTTTATTACCACTCGTTGAAGCGGAGCTGATTATCTCATAGCCCTTGAAGTTTCGGGACCCCGCTCTATCTGTGTGATAATTGATATGATACTAACATGAGATAAAAGTTACCGTCAGCACTCGAGTTGCACAATCCAAATATCTAAAGCACCGTTATTGTCCAGACgctatttaaatagttatgaaaatgtaagggccataatttttttgtaatccaaaaaaataagatagcatttatagattttgatataacaataatagattgcttattgaatttttttttcgtttgtatttttttttttatatacttttgctGGTTTTATAGAGGGGTATATTGAGAGGTTATGGAAGGGTCAAGTCTGCATCCGTACTGGATGTCAAACTGGTTTTTGATGAGCAGTTTCCGGTTACTGTTTTGTATTCTATGTAGACttggtttttttataaatggtaATTTTTACGTCGtggtaaagaaaaaaatcaataaaaatttgatacgaaaagtaggtaggtaggtatttttaatatgggaaaatattttacaattatattggcATAGTTATTCGTGATTTATATCCAATGTGTACATGAGAACGTTCGCTACGATTCGTCTGGTATTTATCTAGTATTTAGTTGGacgcttttattataatattcagttttgtatttttttttttacataaccgTGAATGTCTTGAGAATTGTAATAGCCTGTCATGGAAGAGATTggacaaatttaattacaactgttaaaatcaatgttaaaaataatctatagctttttattgtaattaatcataaaagattaataaatgaaagagCACTTTTTGAAACCGGCACTTAGCTTgagatcattttatataaaattttgctcaAATTAAGAGCTTCCACCTTTTATAAAGTTGATTGCGTCATTAATGCAAAATgccaaatacattttaattattagcagaacaaatataaaatctagtAATAAACTTAATTCATCAATTGACATAGCAATAAGCTCTTATTAAATATGGCAAATgagtgaaaaatttaaaggaaaagAAAAGTATCCAACTGTCAGAAAGGTTACCATCAATTcttatttgacatttaataacCGTTCAAGaattgttgaaatataaattttgatctcaaaaagttatttcacTGCTTTTGTCAGATTAAAATTGATGGTAAACCAAATTATCCATAGTTATTCTAACAGTTTGTTAAACTCGATAGTCTAATATAAAACACGTTTGACgaatgaaacatttaaattaaattaatattatgtaacgtTTGAAATCTTATTCCGCCTtttgttaagataaaaaaaaaacaaagcacATCTACTAATTAGAAAATCAAAGATCATCAAACGCAATCATGCTGATGCTTCTCCACTTTTCCTACTATTCGTAGGTGTATATGATTAAGTAGTTCGAAATctcttcaaaatattaattataagaacagTTTTCTGAACACATTCCATTGCCTGAGCAAAAAGGACAAGTATCCGTCCTCGACACAATTGGAGCAAAATTCAGTACATTAACGAAAGTTGTTTAAATCAAAAGCTACACGAATAAAGTAGATACCGTTCTTTATTGTGTTTATCGCATTACCTTCCAAaggtataaagaaaaattaataaaattatatattatactaaaatgagttttatttacttatttcgaAATATATCTGCAACAGTTTTTTTCATTcccttaaaaaatacattattaattacgatcaggatatttttttcagctttcttattattttcgaCGCAAAGAGAATCCTATGTTCAAAATATCcaaccaataaaatattttaaaaacacaccTAGTCAAATTAGGTCAATTAatgagtaatttaatttttacttaaaatccTCATCTATTTATTACCTTTACAAGTAAATTTATTCCACGAGTATAATGCAAGAAAACAAAGGCGTAACCTTCATAATCATCACAAGGATTTTCAAATaggtaatatataacttttcgtttaaaaatgtacCTACCCTACAGCTGGATCCAATCCTATGTGGCCAGTATTCAAATCATTTCAAACTATTTACATCACCAGCTGTTAGTGTACCATCAGATATATTATACcgatttaataatacaaatactaaaatttatgtatattccaTATTCTACCACCAggctgataattttaaatttttatatacatatgaattaCATCACATCATTGTGGTTAACAAAAGAAAGctctttttatgatatttttttttttggaactcATGACATAAAAGTTAATGTTAATAGTAAGAAGACTTTTTGTTATActgacatattaaatataaaattaaatcagttATAACTATCAATTCTTTTAGGGCTACTAGTTTATATAGGTAAAGTTATCAAAATACTCCAAGcatagttattaatatattataaaaagtggAAAAAGTtctatatatcttaaaattaattataaggcTATGATGAGATAGCAGTTTTACTACAAAagtatcattaatttattttatacttttatgaaaatgaaaaactaaaaaaagctaaataaatacataaaagaaagaaattatGGTTGTTAATACATACAAtggtttataattaaatagaaatacaaaattaaatagaaaaacaaaatagaaatACAATGGTTTATAATTTCGAAGGAAtgagaatttataaaacttatgtaAGGCTTGGAGATTATGTtgactgaaattaaaaataaaagaacagATATAAcggaaaaattacttataaaaaaatatctgtaacagtagaattaaatatttttaatatgaaaaaaaaaaaacaaaactaaaaaggCTCTACAAAAACGAAAAATCATTCAGAAAGAAAGGAAGCAGTAAATATATTACCATTTGTTACTTTTTCCTCACTTTCAAATAGCAAAAactatattgataataaatctTCTTTTACGTCTTTCGTTACcttaacctttttttaaacaatttcctACGTTATTCGATTAAAagtcatttgtaataaataaaaaagcttgtttattttatttttttcactatgCAGCTGTATTACTAGgtttatctaataataatattcaagtacataaagttatttattatttttgactaATACAGCCtgctttttttgtattataaattaaaattaaaaattctgtttatttctgtaatccctaattaaacattttcttctaattttcttatatacgaATTGTAGATAGGTGCTTAATGTATGTTatcactaaataaatttttagttcaCTTATATTGTGATTACATGTGCCTTAAGAATTAaaacttcattatattattattaacagtaaaattaaaattgcagTGAAAGTCATTTAAGTTCAACTTTTTGCTTATCAACCTTTATAatgttgttgtttgtttaaactttaaaatatggccttcatccgtgcaaagacgtgtacagtatattctgccagtgtcgtgtaaAATGGAGGAGACACATCCGGGATTAACTTttgattgaattaaattttaacagccTTGACTGTAGTCTCAATTAGGAACTTTGTTAGTAGAtctaaaacaacacaaattcaatttgatgcaaatataataataattactcttttttctttaataatctGTCTTATCTGTGGTAAAATGgtcaaaaatgtaaaattcaaATGTCAAATTCTACTTTATGCCATAATGGAGGATCtgttttgattgttttatatgttttcgTGCATTTTATCTTAACAACTATGAATTTAGTCTGATTTTTTTGGatgaaattctaaatatttattaggaaTAATGACTAGTTTAATAGATAAGATTGAAATGTTGATAAAGCGAGAGAAAACAACACCTGACCGCAAAAAAGACGATACAACAAAGTCATCCAGTGAAATACTCTCTGAACTTTTTAGTGCTTTTAATGCGGACCCTCCGAAAATTGATGACATTGCCTTTAAAAAGGCCAAGAAAAGcaagaaaaaacataaaaaggaaaagaaaaaaCGCAGTCGAAGTGCCAGTGTTAGTAGTGATAGTGATTACAGTAGGAAACGCAAAAAGCGAAAAAAGAGTAAGTCTAAGAAACGTAAGGAGGATCGCTCACCCTCACGTCGTTATTCAAAATCACCTATATCTAAAAGAGAATTAAAGGTAAAGATTAAAAACGAACTGGATAAGATAAATCAAGAAGCTCCGGTTAAAGTAAAAGAAGAATTGAAAATCAAAACGGAACCGGTTAAGACAGAGGTTATTAAGGATGATACGAACGACTCTTGTATAGTACTTGATGATGACATTGATGCCAGTGAAATCCCCATGCCTGAATCTCCAATCGATAAGCTTAAATCAGATCTCAGGTCGAAACTagataaaaaacaagaaagtGTAACAGACAAtgacaaaacaaaaagtaaaatacaaattaagaaTCTGAAATTTAGTACAGTTTTCGAAGAGACTGTGAAAAAGGCTGAAGAAGAAGCTAAGAAGAAAAAGGAGAAGTTGGAAGAGGGGGAATACACAGATTCCTCGAGTAGTTCAGACGGGGATGAAGTATCTAACTCACAGTTCCCGAAGTCATCAGATCTAGTCGGAATATTAAGGCAACAGGCTGCAGAAGAAACTAAATTGTAAGTGTAAACTCTTACAATAAACATTCTCTTTCTCTCTTTTAGTTAGTGACATACCTTATAGATTTCACCAACGTCATGTGTCAATATTACACTGAACTATCTAAGGAGGGACTTTTTGATTGAACAAGGTTACAACGAGATACCAAGAACTGTGATACTGCCGAGCAATCACAGcagttatatgatataattaaccttaatgtatatagttttctaCACTACTTTGACAGAACATTAACTTGCTcaacattattgtattaatacttaattcatatataattaaagtactGGACACTTTCttctaaaaaatttatatcaacacATGAACATACATTTAAACGGAAAATTTAGAATGCCTTAAACAAGAAAACACTATATTCTGAAAATCATAGGTTAAAATCCTccttttattgaaaaagtctcctatgttttttttatttgaattttatatcataaatgtgctcaaatattattaatgtttaaataataattatatgctaTTTATTCACATTATATTACTGGGTGTTTATGAGGTGACATACCATGTGTGGAAATGGTACATAACTATTGAgacaattattcaaattacagAATTGAAGAGCAAAAAACTGTGAATAGAGTGAAAACAACAGAAAAATCACATAAAACTTCACAAAGAGATAGGAGTAGATCAAGAAAGCGGTAAgtatacttaaaaatgtttcatacacagtatattatatataaatacaaaaatgtctaTTGCTTGTGTGATACAATAATACTGAAGGTATTTGTTATGACaagtctttaattaaaaattaaatagatgaaaaaataattcacaaacACATGCAGACTGACTTGTCAATTTAACACACATGAGATGATTTAggacaaataaatctttagaTATCAGTCAGGGACTcgtgaaataaatatgattttttaaatattacaatatacctttttatttcttaagcctaaacatatttaaataataaaatggtattatatatatataaatatatatatttttcaaaattatttttaaaataggttttaaataaaaaaccttattacttatttaaccGATGTTAAGACAAGTTCAAAGAAATCTTTCATATATCTTCTATAGAACGTCATAATAATGACACCAAATGAAAACTGTCATTCATCAGCTGCTGTATTGGGGAAATAGgttcataaataaagtaataatcaaatatattaatgaaatataagatCTATCAATACTttgattattacaaaaactaaaggttcatataaaaaactaaagaacttaagaaaagttattttacttttcttgcgtatttgtatttcaaatatgtgtatttaaaacaattcagaTCACCAAactttattgcttttttttctaacatctATGAATTCTATACCATTCTTGTCATCTGcgaaaaaacaaatgttaattataatttttagtcaCTCTGTTATCTTCGGACCAatcttaagatatttatatcttgTGTGTTAGTAACAAACTGGCTCACGCTATTATAGCACaacagaataaattataaatgaatatttctttattggtaaaatataaataaactaatgacAAGccctatatattaataaagtgctctatcagaaattattttaagatctGCTTGAAACTTCTGCTAATTAgttatttgtatgaattttcttgtactaaattatttataatatatatacattatataatactactacaagaattatatttgaagGTCAACCAGTAGAAAACGTTCCAAATCCCGTTCAACGTCACGGCATAGAAGACGACACAGAAGTCGGTCCAAGTCCCATCACAGAACCCGGTCGAGATCCAGACGGAGTCATTCGAGACATCGATCCAGGTCCAGAAGATCCAGATCGAGACACCGATCCACATCACGATCCAGACATCGCTCGTCATCAAAATCCAGACACCGGTCCCGACACTCTTCCAGACATCGGCGGAGGTCTAGgtgatttttaattgaaattttatgacataagGATATATGGGTAACGATGTACATCTATCCATGAAATTCTTATGGATAACTTGCTACTAAAATTTGTGCCCGAGTCCCACAAGACAACACCACGTGTATATTTCTTTGAGTTTTAAAAGGAGCTATTTGATACAAGTTTCACTTCCTCCAAGTAGTTATTagttataactaataaaatcatGATTATGTTTCTACCCATCATTCCTATACATGCATGGTTTCtgcatattattatagacatatacatttttatttaccaaaacatttatgtttttactCAGTTACAATAACTAAATGGTTGTTATGATTCTTCTATATTCCCCCAGATCCCCAACAGGAGTCCGTCTAGCCGATAGTGAGAAGAAGCGTCTGTTAGAGGTAGCTCGACGGAACGCCATTAACATGTTGAAGAACGGAGCTGTACCGGCGGGAGCCGCCGCCCTCCCGCCCCATACACGGAATCAGGTCATGGCCGCTATACAGTCTGGAGGTAaagacacacacatacacacacatacatatatataccacACTGAAGCAATTGTGCGTTTTATGATTTTGTATGGAGTAGGTAAATAGAGAGAAGAGAgaacacaatttatattattaaacaatcatATTCGTGggtatagtttattttagataacgTTTTTTGCGACGCCAGTGacgttgtaattatttttcttacttttattGGAAGTCTTATGCTGTTTGTATGGAAGGCATTAATAACCGAAGTATTCCAAGTATTTTCCACAATTTACGGACTTTGTCGTTGAATCGAGAATCGAGTGACGTCACATCAGTGACAGTCCATCATACTTCTATTACTAAAATTTCAACACTATCACTAACATTTGCAATGTCACAGACCATCATTGCCATATACATTACATTTCAGGTAAATCGGTTGATGAACTGACAGATTTCTGTAAgcatttatcaaaaaaggaaGCTCTGGGTGAACTATCATCTGTGTCATCCAATGATGAAGATATGTCAGAGAATGAAGACACAATAGCCTTCCATCATCCGTTCCTGGTGAAGGAAAAAGCGCCCATCATTATGAATATAAGggtatttttgatataaaaatatatttttttatcttattattgtttacttcaactatataaaaatcctTCAACTTCAGGCTATCTGcttgaaatcataaataacctgtaatattttttgtttcacctattttatgtacatatcaAGTGTATAGGATTTTTTCTGTCATGTTGtacactaaataaattattaatagtgatttatacaaaatgttgTCCAACTtcttgattaataaaattgtctctGTGGACCTAAAAGTGACTGTGTTggcatgaaaaaaaaaaaatatgtattcataaTTTGTAATCCAAAGTCATAgcaaattcattaaaaaatactcttCGACTTTACCTAATGTaggctattaatatattaaaatacgaagCGACTGTTCccagtaaaaattatatcaagttTAAGGCAAAATGACTAAAtagaagtttaatttttttttaatttcttcacatatatatatatgaggttTTGGTGACCTCTGACcttgttatacaaattaataatgaatctGTTAATTCCGTATCAGGGTGGAGCTCCACTGCCCACAAAAACCAGCATCCCTGTGGCAAACAAAGACGAACTCCGTCTACAGTTCCCTGTCTCATCGGGTACACAGCACAGAGAGAAGGCTGATACAACGGACAATGAAGATatggtatatattaattactaattcacattcaatacaaaaaaatccttaaaaatatctgttatatatatatatatataacagatatATGCTAACATAAGGATAACACATTTAGTAGTTTAGAGAATAAcatgcatacatacatacatccagGCACAAATATACACtagcataaatataatacatatataatttttttaaaaacgaagCTCTTTCCATctcaaagataataatttttaacttcaaaTTTCAGCAACTGGCGGTCATAAACACGAAACCATCGAGTCCATTGGCTAAAACGTGAGTTGgctaacaaaaattatattgaataatgtacgtaagtttgttataataatgtgtttatattattttagactgGAACCGATCGCTCTTCCCGGTCCCAAACCGgactatttaaaagtattcacAGGTGGAAACAGTGAGTATGAAAcctatatatacatgtacattatgtatgtcaaatattattgatattttaacaaaaatatacagtttgaactattttcttatttgatctttttttttaaattgattacattgtaaatataaaaatgtaagtcatctctggaaatatatttttattactatatagcAGTCATCAGTATATAGCTCACAGTCACATCTCATCATTACAAAAGACGTATGTTTTACAATGATTTTGggtgattttatataaatgcttaAAAATCACTTCAACCTTTTTTAAGACGTCCAATTCTAAAACATTgttctcatataaaatatgataagtttcacctttttttatacaaaaacgtATGTTTTAAGGTCTCAGCACGGTTCCTGCATTGCCAGCCGCTACATCAACTATAGACAAGGCtaaggtattaaaaattatataatattaattaaaattaagaattacttttttaattagatgAAATTTATACATCCTGTATATggcaataaatattgaattattacagGATGTTGCATCAATAGTGTCAGAGAAGTTGTCTTTAATAAGAAAAGAACAAGAGAATTATGAAGTTGCGCCTACACATGGGGTAAGTGTATATGTTAATAAGCTTATCAACATTAAATTTACCATTAATATAAGATAAGGTATTATTGCAAACcttttttccatattttatatatgtgctactttaaaaatttctgtacaaaaattattaataattaaaaagtaacctCATACTTGCTTGTCACGAatctattaatgttatatctgtttcatataaattattaaaattttcttgttcaaatattaaacatgtagGTAATAAAGACTTTAAGTAATGTAACAAAGCCttacctttatttatataatctgtattcaagaattcatatataataaatatctgtaaTTCCAGTTCGGCTTCAAGAGTTCATCCCTGGGACAATTCACGGGGTCCACTGGAGCTCACATACTTACCCCACGAGAACTAGCCAGCGGGGCACAAGCCTGGGCTAAGAAGGTacctatatttatgtatagtcCGAATTGcgtataaacaattttatagcccttttgttttaattctcCTTAAACTCTGTAAATAAAGCCTGTCATCATAGACTAGAGTGGTACATATTGACATATAGTCTGATTTccttttagtttattttgaagCTTACCATATTAAACatccattttatattgtaaacttGATAGGTTTTTacgattagtttaatttacaatGCATTACTATTTACAATCCGGTGATATAGTCCGTAAAGTATTGCCCAGGTTCAGttttcaaaactattaaaaatcattttaaatattcaataaatttttgatgaataagaaattctattattaattttaaaaattgtcgttatttaaagaaaaaaagcaattaataaaacattattaaatatggaCTAGAAGCTTTTTTTGTATTGGCGAAGAtgtatttattagatattacGGTTGAAAGATTGCaaatacacataaaaacaaaattataattaaatacgagTTACTGActgtgatttatatataatgtatgtatgtatatatatattttataatgtttttgtgtgACATAAAGCAACAAGTATTATACAGAACCCaagaaaagtaattaattgataaataaaaaattatatatctaaaatagtatttgtgtttttaattacagCTAATGAACAAATCTAATTAGGTTCAAATAGATTGTGGTTCTGTATAATACTCGAtactttcaataaattttctttcagcTCAACCGTTGGTCGGGAAATGCGTAAACGTCTCGATGGTGCGGAATTCGGTCAGAGAATATAATACACTGTATTATTCTTTCTGacttatttcatatatcatGATGGTTATTACAACATTGGCTACTAAAATATACGAATAGTCCACGagacttatatatgtatattcatgaATAGCCCAGAAGATTTATGTTGCTACTCATCACAAATAGTCCAAAAGGGATAACGgtatattgattaatattggtgatatttaaataaattactattttaatgattaatgtATTCGTATATTGAGTTTTGGTTAATGTTGTTTTAACCATCGCTACCAAAACCGTTCTCTGTGTAAAGAGAGAACTGTGGTAGTTCGCTCTTTAcactcaaaaaaaaatgattgcaCAATGGTAATTTTCATGCCATTTAAGGGCATTTCAATTATCATTAATGTTAACAAATATTCAGTTTTCcctatacttaaaaatatatatatatataccgtcaagattaaaaaatatattgatataattaatatattttatgctaattaagattaattcagtttaaatattgaaaattgatAACTCCTGTCAAAACTAATGATCTGATAAAATCCAAAATGGATTACAAGCTATTAAGACATAAGCCCAGTGATTCTAAGCCGTGACGTAAAAACTGGTATTCAGAAAAGCTGGGCTTAAAAGGGGAATTCTTGAATATTTGTTGCAGCTTTTAAGAGCTAAGGATCCATGGGCGGTTCATTAATCGGGTCACTGTCGGCATATTACAATAGTGCAACAAAGGTAAGGAAAAATATGGGAAGATAAAAGAACGAATGATTGGTGATATGATATGGCAATGATCATTCAAGGTTAACGTGATTGAGTTGCGAATGAATGTAATAGAATGATTTGATTTAGGATCAGCTGGTACGAGCTGCTCCCGTTGAAGGTGGGATGGGAATGCATCTGCTACAGAAAATGGGTTGGACTCCCGGTCGGGGGTTAGGCAAAGAGGGCACTGGGGCGTTACAACCCCTATTGCTAGAGGTGAAGCTGGACACGAGGGGTCTAACA
This genomic window from Danaus plexippus chromosome 14, MEX_DaPlex, whole genome shotgun sequence contains:
- the LOC116769504 gene encoding uncharacterized protein LOC116769504; this translates as MEIVPEGKNFRLVTEDELPAIADILVQYMPESLKFHQTIQTYLNNKVWDFHFYVAKNWPEDPICLHFPGCTSTPNRHPYESVTIFCPSERSELVDLLSSEDVLLDLTQPLYLNFTHEAIVERFEKRYEAHDKITGDVYVCVNPPDDNIEELPPDVELVRLQPEHMKAVHDLYPASDIECREVFEKLVAELPAYGIFVEGQLAAWMVQSYYGAMFSMQTRPEFRRKGYGIFLARRLTKEVAARGYKPFVVIRPENDASRSLYSKLGFEKRFRTVRAVLRPR